The Glandiceps talaboti chromosome 1, keGlaTala1.1, whole genome shotgun sequence genome has a segment encoding these proteins:
- the LOC144440508 gene encoding uncharacterized protein LOC144440508: MSPYCVILVLLLCNTGITAVISEKQVPDEECDGCNNRGVCTVFHNDPPACVCGGWFYGVHCEIDTRRKLGYDCRYDTECTTHGKCGNETGVCACEPSYYGERCQVSKDKRVVVSTSTVIGIAFGLATVILTLVVYWCMRYGIGQYYRDRQISASRIPVLTTTGFPCRLHDSYESPTHEHPCKFPQESVVTIDRYHPEEIMV; encoded by the exons ATGAGCCCGTACTGTGTGATCTTAGTTCTACTACTGTGCAATACGGGTATAACAGCCGTAATAAGTGAAAAACAGG TTCCGGACGAAGAGTGTGATGGGTGTAACAACCGAGGAGTTTGTACGGTGTTTCACAACGACCCACCAGCCTGTGTCTGTGGTGGATGGTTTTATGGCGTTCACTGTGAAATTG ATACCCGTAGAAAACTTGGGTATGATTGTCGTTACGACACAGAGTGTACAACCCACGGTAAATGTGGCAACGAAACAGGGGTTTGTGCTTGTGAACCAAGCTATTATGGTGAACGGTGCCAAGTCAGCAAGG ATAAGAGGGTAGTGGTATCAACATCTACAGTCATTGGTATAGCCTTTGGATTGGCCACTGTTATTTTAACACTTGTAGTTTATTGGTGCATGAGATATGGCATAGGACAGTACTATAGGGATAGACAAATCAGCGCTTCGCGGATTCCAGTACTTACAACGACAG GTTTTCCATGTCGTCTTCATGACTCATACGAAAGTCCCACCCACGAACATCCGTGTAAATTCCCTCAAGAATCCGTGGTAACCATAGACAGGTATCACCCCGAAGAGATTATGGTGTAA